From Streptomyces sp. NBC_01460, a single genomic window includes:
- a CDS encoding beta-ketoacyl-[acyl-carrier-protein] synthase family protein has translation MTRNGRVLVTGVGAMTPLGADAPSSWSGLLDGRSGVRFLEEDWAADLPVHVAAGLTVDPASLFPRTEARKLDRGEQVAVLSAREAWQDAGAPQAEPERLAVVIGTGTGGVLTTLDQDDAFERAGIRRLSPFAVPMLMPNGPAARVSMDLGARGGARTPVSACASGAEALALGQDLIRSGRADVVVAGGVEACLHPFTIAAFAQMKALSTRSVDPESVSRPFDVERSGFVMGEGAGMMVLERAEFARARGARAYGTLAGSAVSSSAKHITASDAEGQAFAMELALRDAGLTPADIGIVHAHATSTESGDLAEAEAIGRAIGNHAVVTATKSMTGHMMGASGTVGAMAALFALREGTVPATRNLDALDPRVELDVVRGERRTGQWSAALANSFGFGGHNVSLVFTE, from the coding sequence GTGACCCGCAACGGTCGTGTGCTGGTGACGGGCGTCGGTGCGATGACGCCGTTGGGGGCCGATGCGCCGTCGTCGTGGTCGGGGCTGCTGGACGGCAGGTCGGGGGTGCGCTTCCTGGAGGAGGACTGGGCCGCGGACCTACCCGTACATGTCGCGGCCGGCCTCACGGTCGACCCCGCCTCCCTGTTTCCGAGGACCGAGGCCAGAAAGCTGGACCGCGGTGAGCAGGTCGCCGTCCTCAGCGCGCGCGAAGCCTGGCAGGACGCCGGTGCTCCACAGGCCGAACCGGAACGACTGGCCGTCGTCATCGGCACGGGGACCGGCGGTGTCCTCACCACGCTGGACCAGGACGACGCCTTCGAGCGCGCCGGGATTCGACGGCTCTCGCCGTTCGCGGTCCCCATGCTGATGCCCAACGGACCGGCTGCCCGGGTGAGCATGGACCTGGGCGCGAGGGGCGGCGCCAGAACGCCGGTGAGTGCCTGCGCGTCCGGAGCGGAGGCACTCGCCCTGGGGCAGGACCTGATTCGCAGCGGGCGGGCGGACGTGGTCGTCGCAGGAGGGGTGGAGGCATGCCTCCACCCCTTCACCATCGCGGCGTTCGCACAGATGAAGGCCCTGTCGACACGGTCCGTGGACCCGGAGAGCGTGTCCCGCCCGTTCGACGTCGAGCGGTCCGGGTTCGTCATGGGCGAGGGCGCGGGGATGATGGTGCTCGAACGCGCCGAGTTCGCCCGGGCCCGTGGAGCACGTGCCTACGGCACGCTGGCCGGCAGTGCCGTGAGTTCAAGCGCGAAGCACATCACGGCGTCCGACGCGGAAGGCCAGGCCTTCGCCATGGAGCTGGCGTTGCGCGACGCCGGCCTGACCCCGGCGGACATCGGGATCGTGCACGCGCACGCCACCTCCACGGAGTCCGGTGACCTCGCGGAGGCGGAGGCCATCGGCCGGGCCATCGGCAACCATGCCGTGGTGACGGCGACGAAGTCGATGACGGGTCACATGATGGGCGCGTCCGGAACGGTCGGCGCCATGGCCGCTCTGTTCGCCCTCAGGGAAGGCACGGTTCCGGCCACGCGCAACCTCGACGCGCTCGACCCGCGCGTGGAACTGGACGTGGTGCGTGGTGAGCGGCGAACCGGACAGTGGTCCGCCGCTCTGGCCAACTCGTTCGGGTTCGGCGGACACAACGTCAGTCTCGTCTTCACCGAGTGA
- a CDS encoding ATP-binding protein produces the protein MNALSVTVTGRALPLTGVFVQRFSSTPRGARLARRLVLHQLDTWGVPHGSEASDTAALLVAELAANAVTHGCVPGRDFEVTVAIRGRTLCIAVSDARGERRPPAPGELHPSTPPLAEGGRGLLLVAALADRWDVLDRAPVGKTIVAELDLPH, from the coding sequence ATGAACGCACTGTCCGTCACCGTGACCGGTCGAGCACTGCCCCTCACGGGTGTGTTCGTCCAGCGCTTCAGCTCCACTCCACGTGGCGCCCGCCTCGCCCGCCGGCTCGTGCTGCACCAGCTCGACACATGGGGCGTGCCGCACGGCAGTGAGGCGTCCGACACCGCCGCCCTGCTCGTCGCTGAGCTCGCGGCCAACGCCGTCACCCACGGCTGCGTCCCTGGAAGGGACTTCGAGGTCACCGTCGCGATCCGTGGCCGGACCCTGTGTATCGCGGTGTCCGACGCCCGGGGGGAACGACGGCCTCCCGCCCCGGGCGAGCTCCACCCCTCGACGCCGCCGCTGGCGGAGGGCGGCCGGGGTCTGCTCCTGGTGGCGGCGCTCGCCGACCGGTGGGACGTCCTCGACCGCGCGCCCGTGGGCAAGACGATCGTGGCCGAGCTGGACCTGCCGCACTGA